The window AAAGCAGGTTGTGCGAACATGCTTCGGCACGATCTCGACCAGAGCGCCCAACATGGCGCCGCTATAGGTGCCAAAGTAGAACGACAACATCATCTCCACTGCCAGCATCTTGCCAAAGCTTGGGTTTGTTACAAGCCAAGACAGTGCCGGATAGACGGTCACCAAGGCGAGGCCGGCAATGGTCAGCAAGACAGGCTTCCGGCCAATTCTGTCAGAGATTGCGCCGCCGATTGGGTTCCAGATGAAGTTCGTCACGGCGACCAAGAGCGTCACCAAGAGCGTGTTCTGGGAGGAGAGCTGCAAGACGTGCTTGCCGAAAGTAGGCGTGTACACGGTGGCGAAATAGAAGGTCGTGGTCGTCAGCATCGCGATCATCATGCCGAGAATGACGATGCGCCAGTTCGCAACTGTCGAGGCAAGCACCTCGCGGGCCGTTGGGTGCTTCTTCATGACGAGAAACTCCGGAGTTTCCTCCAGGGTGCGGCGCAGGAAGAAGATAAGCGGAACGATTAAGCAGCCAAGGAAGAACGGGATCCGCCAGCCCCAGGCGGCAACCATTTCGGCCGGTAGAGCTTCGCTTAAGAAATATCCGATAAGAGCCGCGACAAAGATGGCGACCTGCTGGCTCGATGACTGAAACGACGTGTAAAAACCGCGATTGCCCGCAGTGGCAATTTCGGAGAGGTAGACGGAAACGCCGCCAACTTCAACGCCGGCAGAAAAGCCCTGCAAAAGCCGCCCGAACAGCACAATGACGGGTGCGGCGATGCCGATCGTTGCATAACCGGGACAGAACGCGATGATGACTGTGCCAATAGCCATGATCGAAAGCGTGATGATCAGACCTTGCCGACGGCCAATCTGGTCGATATAGGCTCCCAACACGATCGCGCCGACAGGTCGCATCAGTGCCCCCAGCCAGAACACACCGAAGGTGTTGAGCAGAGAAGCGGTTTCGCTTCCCGATGGAAAGAATGCGTTTCCGATGGCGCTGGCGTAGAACCCGAACAAAAAGAAGTCGAACTGTTCGAGGAAATTACCGCTCGTGGCACGAAAGATGGCGCCAATGCGCGATTTGGCATTTGACGCGTGCGCAATGGACGCTGGTGACATCGCGAGTTTCCTTTCAGGTTTGGATGGGCCGGCTACGGAGAAAATCTCACGCCAGCCGAGCGCAGTGTTATGGCCGCGAATCTGCCATCACGGCACTGTCGACCGACCCGTAAGCGCCTGACGTTTCCGGCATATTTTCGGCAATTGCA of the Bradyrhizobium sp. WSM1417 genome contains:
- a CDS encoding MFS transporter, with translation MSPASIAHASNAKSRIGAIFRATSGNFLEQFDFFLFGFYASAIGNAFFPSGSETASLLNTFGVFWLGALMRPVGAIVLGAYIDQIGRRQGLIITLSIMAIGTVIIAFCPGYATIGIAAPVIVLFGRLLQGFSAGVEVGGVSVYLSEIATAGNRGFYTSFQSSSQQVAIFVAALIGYFLSEALPAEMVAAWGWRIPFFLGCLIVPLIFFLRRTLEETPEFLVMKKHPTAREVLASTVANWRIVILGMMIAMLTTTTFYFATVYTPTFGKHVLQLSSQNTLLVTLLVAVTNFIWNPIGGAISDRIGRKPVLLTIAGLALVTVYPALSWLVTNPSFGKMLAVEMMLSFYFGTYSGAMLGALVEIVPKHVRTTCFSLAFALAAALFGTFTPLASTWLIDRTDDKASPGFWLMFAAFLGIIAALTIYPGNAKRVANASRAERTNRAVKAQLSTY